One genomic window of Pelmatolapia mariae isolate MD_Pm_ZW linkage group LG5, Pm_UMD_F_2, whole genome shotgun sequence includes the following:
- the snrpe gene encoding small nuclear ribonucleoprotein E produces MAYRGQGQKVQKVMVQPINLIFRYLQNRSRIQVWLYEQVNMRIEGCIIGFDEYMNLVLDDAEEVHMKTKNRKPLGRIMLKGDNITLLQSVSN; encoded by the exons ATGGCATACAGAGGACAAGGACAGAAGGTCCAGAAGGTTATGGTGCAGCCCATT AATCTCATTTTCAGGTACCTGCAAAAT CGCTCACGGATCCAGGTGTGGTTGTATGAACAGGTGAACATGCGGATAGAAGGCTGCATTATT GGTTTCGATGAGTACATGAATCTGGTTCTAGACGATGCTGAGGAAGTCCACATGAAGactaagaacagaaaaccatTGG GGAGGATCATGTTGAAGGGAGACAACATTACCTTGCTGCAGAGTGTGTCCAACTGA
- the cdc42 gene encoding cell division control protein 42 homolog isoform X1 — MQTIKCVVVGDGAVGKTCLLISYTTNKFPSEYVPTVFDNYAVTVMIGGEPYTLGLFDTAGQEDYDRLRPLSYPQTDVFLVCFSVVSPSSFENVKEKWVPEITHHCPKTPFLLVGTQIDLRDDPSTIEKLAKNKQKPITPETAEKLARDLKAVKYVECSALTQKGLKNVFDEAILAALEPPEPKKKRKCVLL, encoded by the exons ATGCAGACCATTAAGTGTGTTGTAGTTGGTGATGGTGCCGTGGGTAAAACCTGCCTGCTCATCTCTTACACCACAAACAAGTTTCCCTCTGAATATGTACCTACG GTGTTTGATAACTATGCTGTAACTGTAATGATCGGAGGTGAGCCCTACACTCTGGGCTTGTTTGATACAGCAG GTCAGGAAGATTACGACAGGTTACGACCTCTGAGTTATCCCCAGACAGATGTCTTCCTCGTCTGTTTCTCTGTCGTGTCCCCATCCTCCTttgaaaatgtcaaagaaaaG TGGGTTCCCGAGATCACCCACCACTGTCCAAAGACGCCCTTCCTTCTAGTTGGGACTCAGATCGACTTGCGAGATGATCCCTCCACTATAGAGAAGCTGGCTAAGAACAAGCAAAAGCCCATTACTCCGGAGACAGCCGAGAAGCTGGCAAGAGATCTCAAGGCTGTGAAATATGTGGAGTGCTCAGCCCTCACACAG AAAGGACTAAAGAATGTGTTTGATGAGGCGATATTGGCTGCATTGGAGCCCCCAGAGCCCAAGAAGAAACGCAAATGTGTGCTGCTATGA
- the LOC134628130 gene encoding phenazine biosynthesis-like domain-containing protein 2 produces the protein MEIPVYTLDSFTNLPFKGNPAAICPLLHELSDDLYYKIAAEMNLSETAFITRINPSDSFTTGSRFRLRWFTPTAEVDLCGHATLASAAVLFQHIKNVNPTLVFETKSGDLCVTQKEEGYIMDFPLNPPTRVDPNDFKDTIKVAVGNLPVQEVLFCYNTKKLLIRLADSCGISTLTDLKVDTVALENTERSGRFCAVIITMKGLPDCQPVYDFYSRDFSPWVGVPEDPVTGSNHTILGSYWSEKLGKKKMLAYQCSSRGGELELELRDDGRINIAGQAITILQGTIKL, from the exons ATGGAGATACCAGTGTACACGCTGGATTCCTTCACCAATTTGCCGTTCAAGGGAAACCCTGCGGCAATTTGTCCACTTCTGCAT GAGCTGAGTGATGACTTGTATTACAAGATAGCAGCAGAGATGAACCTCTCAGAAACTGCTTTCATCACCAGGATTAATCCCTCTGATAGCTTTACTACAG GATCAAGATTCCGCCTTCGATGGTTTACACCAACCGCTGAAGTAGACCTGTGCGGTCATGCCACTCTGGCCTCTGCAGCAGTGCTATTCCAACACATCA AAAATGTAAATCCCACCCTGGTGTTTGAGACCAAGAGTGGAGATCTGTGCGTCACCCAAAAGGAGGAAGGGTACATCATGGACTTTCCTCTGAATCCCCCCACCCGAGTG GATCCCAACGACTTCAAAGACACCATCAAG GTGGCAGTCGGAAACCTCCCGGTTCAGGAAGTTTTATTTTGCTACAACACCAAGAAGCTGCTGATTCGACTGGCTGACAGCTGTGGCAT CTCCACGCTTACCGATCTGAAAGTTGACACTGTGGCTCTTGAGAATACTGAGAGAAGTGGAAGATTCTGCGCCGTCATCATCACTATGAAAG GATTACCAGACTGCCAGCCAGTATATGACTTCTACTCGAGAGACTTTTCTCCATGGGTTGGCGTCCCTGAGGATCCTGTCACTG GCTCTAACCACACAATCCTAGGTAGCTACTGGTCTGAAAAACtaggaaagaagaaaatgctGG CTTACCAGTGCTCCAGTCGTGGTGGCGAGCTGGAACTTGAACTGAGAGATGATGGAAGAATCAACATAGCTGGACAGGCCATCACTATTCTGCAGGGAACAATCAAACTGTAG
- the cdc42 gene encoding cell division control protein 42 homolog isoform X2, whose translation MQTIKCVVVGDGAVGKTCLLISYTTNKFPSEYVPTVFDNYAVTVMIGGEPYTLGLFDTAGQEDYDRLRPLSYPQTDVFLVCFSVVSPSSFENVKEKWVPEITHHCPKTPFLLVGTQIDLRDDPSTIEKLAKNKQKPITPETAEKLARDLKAVKYVECSALTQRGLKNVFDEAILAALEPPETQRKRKCCLF comes from the exons ATGCAGACCATTAAGTGTGTTGTAGTTGGTGATGGTGCCGTGGGTAAAACCTGCCTGCTCATCTCTTACACCACAAACAAGTTTCCCTCTGAATATGTACCTACG GTGTTTGATAACTATGCTGTAACTGTAATGATCGGAGGTGAGCCCTACACTCTGGGCTTGTTTGATACAGCAG GTCAGGAAGATTACGACAGGTTACGACCTCTGAGTTATCCCCAGACAGATGTCTTCCTCGTCTGTTTCTCTGTCGTGTCCCCATCCTCCTttgaaaatgtcaaagaaaaG TGGGTTCCCGAGATCACCCACCACTGTCCAAAGACGCCCTTCCTTCTAGTTGGGACTCAGATCGACTTGCGAGATGATCCCTCCACTATAGAGAAGCTGGCTAAGAACAAGCAAAAGCCCATTACTCCGGAGACAGCCGAGAAGCTGGCAAGAGATCTCAAGGCTGTGAAATATGTGGAGTGCTCAGCCCTCACACAG CGAGGGCTGAAGAATGTTTTTGACGAAGCTATCCTAGCTGCCCTAGAGCCGCCCGAGACGCAAAGAAAGAggaaatgttgtttattttaa